In Opitutaceae bacterium TAV5, one genomic interval encodes:
- a CDS encoding transporter, with product MKTHAILAFATILFLVATLPAADFARSAAGGTSLWSDTSLWTSTVPDALPGAADNAHFTMTSSSSVHVDGNYTVNNLNVSAASGGMTLTFAAPQTDATHSLTIAGTVGKSSNTTRIAFQNNSGTNQRLDVSIGKLDLAANGGYVEFGRMDGGRRLNNLSIGETVLGGGGGSNSIQIYLNVSNDYSLGKLTFNTGNNEKSVYLITNSATASGYARTATVAGITDASNNATIYGSRNASASSNSATLRIHTSDTTDTFTAATALVDGTGGTLAVRKTGAGTQILTGQSTWTGGTFVEEGALVIRGAGTLAATGELAVATDATFVTATDAALTLHGATLATGAILGFDLTSADARLNLTGNLLHDLTGSAGGAATFVIDFRGTGILDHTYGGLLSVAGTTNDFADATLSYINFGAGNLAGTLTFAELAHGFTLSSGNIPEPATAALFGSLAILVLASLARRHHAG from the coding sequence ATGAAAACACACGCCATCCTCGCCTTCGCGACCATCCTCTTCCTCGTCGCCACGCTCCCCGCCGCCGACTTCGCCCGTTCTGCCGCCGGCGGCACCTCGTTGTGGAGCGACACGAGCCTGTGGACATCCACTGTTCCCGACGCCCTGCCCGGTGCCGCCGACAACGCCCACTTCACGATGACCTCCTCGTCGTCCGTCCATGTGGACGGCAACTACACGGTCAACAATCTCAACGTATCGGCCGCCAGCGGAGGCATGACCCTCACGTTCGCCGCTCCCCAAACCGATGCCACTCACTCGCTGACCATCGCCGGGACGGTGGGCAAGTCGAGCAACACCACCCGGATCGCCTTCCAGAACAACTCGGGAACCAACCAGCGACTCGATGTCAGCATCGGGAAACTCGATCTCGCCGCCAACGGAGGCTATGTGGAGTTTGGCCGCATGGACGGCGGCCGCCGGCTCAACAACCTCTCCATCGGTGAAACCGTCCTCGGCGGGGGCGGCGGCAGCAACAGCATCCAGATTTACCTGAATGTCTCCAACGACTACTCGCTGGGCAAACTGACCTTCAACACCGGCAACAACGAGAAGTCCGTTTACCTGATCACCAATTCCGCTACCGCATCCGGCTATGCCCGCACCGCCACGGTCGCAGGCATCACCGACGCCAGCAACAACGCCACGATCTACGGTTCGCGCAACGCCTCCGCGAGCAGCAACAGCGCCACGCTTCGTATTCACACTTCAGATACCACCGACACATTCACCGCCGCCACCGCGCTCGTCGACGGCACCGGCGGCACGCTCGCGGTCCGCAAGACCGGCGCCGGCACCCAGATTCTCACCGGCCAGAGCACCTGGACCGGCGGCACCTTCGTCGAAGAAGGCGCGCTCGTCATCCGCGGCGCGGGTACGCTCGCCGCCACCGGCGAGCTTGCCGTTGCCACGGATGCCACCTTCGTCACCGCCACCGATGCCGCTCTCACTCTCCACGGCGCCACCCTCGCCACCGGCGCGATCCTCGGTTTTGACCTCACCTCTGCCGACGCCCGCCTCAACCTCACCGGCAACCTCCTCCACGACCTCACCGGTTCCGCCGGCGGCGCCGCCACCTTTGTCATCGATTTCCGCGGCACCGGCATCCTCGACCATACCTACGGCGGCCTCCTTTCTGTCGCGGGCACCACCAACGACTTTGCCGACGCCACGCTCTCCTACATCAATTTCGGCGCCGGAAACCTCGCCGGCACGCTCACCTTTGCCGAACTCGCCCACGGCTTCACCCTTTCGTCCGGAAACATTCCCGAACCTGCAACCGCAGCCCTTTTCGGCAGCCTCGCCATCCTCGTCCTTGCCTCCCTCGCCCGCCGCCACCATGCGGGATAA
- a CDS encoding N-terminal cleavage protein, with product MNTSSRRLRAASRPLRPAAAFTLIELLTVIAIIGILAAIIIPVVGKVRESARRAQCVSNLRQIANAVLLFADDHRGILPGGIKDKDNHLGLAGGQTAWVNRNNWNMLGAHIADYLGTRLPEDASPVLMPAFVCPSFVSKYSDLAAQTNAVVYAVNTSSLIEGNSDSRPFGNSNNRTAALRIEQIPDRSRTLMLRDSDKKKTTDASWNCPPEPVHGNLRNGVYFDGHVAASKL from the coding sequence ATGAACACATCCTCCCGCCGTCTCCGCGCAGCCTCGCGCCCGCTCCGGCCCGCCGCCGCGTTCACCCTGATCGAGCTTCTCACCGTCATCGCTATCATCGGCATCCTCGCCGCCATCATCATTCCCGTCGTCGGCAAAGTCCGCGAAAGCGCCCGCCGGGCCCAGTGCGTCTCCAATCTCCGCCAGATCGCCAACGCCGTCCTGCTCTTTGCCGACGACCACCGCGGCATCCTCCCCGGCGGTATCAAGGACAAAGACAACCATCTCGGCCTCGCCGGCGGCCAGACCGCCTGGGTCAATCGCAACAACTGGAACATGCTCGGCGCACACATTGCCGACTATCTCGGCACCCGGCTCCCCGAAGACGCGTCTCCCGTGCTCATGCCCGCTTTTGTCTGCCCCTCGTTTGTCAGCAAATATTCCGACCTCGCCGCTCAAACCAACGCGGTCGTTTACGCCGTCAACACGTCCAGTCTCATCGAGGGTAACTCCGACTCCCGCCCGTTCGGCAATTCGAACAACAGAACCGCCGCGCTCCGCATCGAGCAGATCCCCGACCGCTCGCGCACCCTGATGCTGCGCGACAGCGACAAGAAAAAAACCACCGATGCCTCCTGGAACTGCCCGCCCGAACCCGTCCACGGCAACCTCCGCAACGGTGTCTACTTCGACGGCCATGTCGCCGCATCGAAACTCTGA
- a CDS encoding transcriptional regulator, which translates to MISQREIARRLGLSVMTVSRALRGHPDLSEATRERIIDEATKLGYSREIAPARAAAEVPPRARRMGLVAYGPDMSPLFESETPRRIYLAIQQECQHNGAETLVEFLPQLDETPMLLRKKNVSGIFLFGRYTPDTAARFRDVPTLAVSSYIRDNPLPRIVAQNLRGMREATRHLISLGHRRILYLGLDEGDLTELYRERADGYILAMQAHGLKPVLRFNPGYDFSAHLGDVKKFTAIACATDGVAVAVRRQLLERGLDLPGDCSLVGFDGTTEGRELGLSSYSPDWAMMGKVAADLLLFRPHDIHGKALHVIVPGEFVARSSSVKAR; encoded by the coding sequence ATGATCAGCCAACGAGAAATCGCCCGCCGCCTCGGCCTCTCCGTCATGACCGTCTCCCGCGCCCTGCGCGGCCACCCCGACCTCTCGGAAGCCACGCGCGAGCGCATCATCGACGAGGCAACGAAGCTCGGTTATTCCCGGGAGATCGCTCCGGCTCGCGCAGCCGCCGAGGTGCCGCCGCGCGCCCGCCGCATGGGGCTCGTCGCCTACGGTCCCGACATGTCGCCCCTCTTCGAATCCGAAACCCCCCGCCGCATCTACCTCGCCATCCAGCAGGAATGCCAGCACAACGGCGCCGAAACCCTCGTCGAATTCCTCCCCCAGCTCGACGAGACGCCGATGCTGCTCCGCAAGAAAAACGTCAGCGGCATCTTCCTCTTCGGCCGCTACACGCCCGACACCGCCGCCCGCTTCCGGGACGTGCCCACCCTCGCCGTCAGCAGCTACATCCGCGACAATCCCCTTCCCCGCATCGTCGCGCAAAACCTCCGCGGCATGCGCGAGGCCACCCGCCATCTCATTTCCCTCGGCCACCGCCGCATTCTCTATCTCGGCCTCGACGAGGGCGACCTCACGGAACTTTACCGCGAGCGCGCAGACGGCTACATCCTCGCCATGCAGGCGCACGGCCTGAAGCCCGTCCTGCGTTTCAACCCCGGCTACGATTTCTCCGCCCACCTCGGCGACGTGAAAAAATTCACCGCCATCGCCTGCGCGACCGACGGCGTGGCCGTCGCCGTGCGCCGCCAGCTTCTCGAACGCGGACTCGACCTTCCCGGCGATTGCAGCCTCGTCGGTTTCGACGGCACGACCGAAGGCCGTGAACTCGGCCTCAGCAGCTACTCCCCCGACTGGGCCATGATGGGCAAGGTCGCCGCCGACCTGCTGCTCTTCCGCCCGCACGACATCCATGGCAAGGCCCTGCACGTCATCGTGCCCGGCGAGTTCGTCGCCCGCAGTTCTTCCGTAAAGGCGCGATAG